In Salinisphaera sp. LB1, one genomic interval encodes:
- a CDS encoding L-lactate dehydrogenase has translation MPMTVSRTPRIVIIGAGAVGADTAYTLYLRERAPDIVLVDIDEQRARGEALDMQHGQALAGGARVRAGDYADCAGAAIVIITAGAAQKPGQSREALLERNGQIMASIVAAAEQHMGPDTVLLIATNPVDTLAQIAARHACRPNSRVIGSGTVLDSARLRWGLGEVLGVDARHVHAHVIGEHGDSELVVWSHAHVAGAPLALPAAQREDIARATRDGAYEVIRAKGHTSYAIALSLDRICAAILNDDHAVLTVSTALDGAYGVSDLYLSVPCVVGRAGVERVIEMALDGPERAALAQSAALLRDRVAPFV, from the coding sequence ATTCCCATGACCGTTTCCCGCACACCCCGCATCGTCATCATCGGCGCCGGCGCGGTGGGCGCCGATACGGCGTATACGCTGTATCTGCGCGAACGGGCGCCCGATATCGTGCTGGTCGATATCGACGAACAACGCGCCCGCGGCGAAGCGCTCGACATGCAACATGGCCAGGCCCTGGCCGGCGGCGCCCGAGTGCGCGCCGGTGACTACGCCGACTGCGCCGGTGCCGCCATCGTGATCATTACCGCCGGCGCCGCCCAGAAACCCGGCCAGTCGCGCGAGGCGCTGCTCGAGCGCAACGGACAAATCATGGCCTCCATCGTTGCGGCCGCCGAGCAGCACATGGGCCCGGACACCGTGCTGCTGATCGCCACCAATCCGGTCGATACACTGGCCCAGATCGCGGCGCGCCACGCCTGCCGCCCGAATAGCCGGGTGATCGGCTCGGGCACCGTACTCGACAGCGCCCGCCTGCGCTGGGGGCTGGGCGAGGTGCTCGGCGTCGATGCCCGGCACGTCCATGCCCACGTCATCGGCGAGCACGGCGACAGCGAGCTCGTGGTCTGGAGCCATGCGCATGTAGCGGGCGCACCGTTGGCGCTGCCTGCCGCGCAACGCGAAGACATCGCCCGCGCCACGCGAGACGGGGCCTACGAGGTGATCCGTGCGAAGGGCCATACCAGCTATGCGATCGCGTTATCGCTGGATCGCATCTGCGCGGCCATCCTGAACGACGACCACGCCGTGCTCACGGTCTCCACCGCTCTCGACGGCGCCTACGGCGTGTCGGACCTCTATCTCAGCGTGCCCTGCGTGGTCGGGCGCGCCGGTGTCGAACGGGTGATCGAAATGGCGCTCGACGGCCCCGAACGCGCTGCCCTCGCGCAGTCAGCGGCGCTTCTCCGCGATCGGGTCGCGCCATTCGTCTGA
- a CDS encoding nitronate monooxygenase, translated as MHTALTRQFDIEHPILLAPMGGVSGGALARAVSLAGGLGLIGAGYGDADWLAQEMAYCRHCRFGVGFITWALHEQPALLDQALAQGPAAIMFSFGDCAKYVPRVPGPVAVSYESAPSAVLRQDEA; from the coding sequence ATGCACACCGCGTTGACCCGCCAGTTCGATATTGAACATCCGATCCTGCTTGCCCCCATGGGCGGCGTTTCCGGCGGGGCGCTTGCCCGCGCGGTCAGCCTCGCGGGCGGACTTGGGTTGATCGGCGCCGGTTACGGCGATGCCGATTGGCTGGCGCAAGAAATGGCCTACTGCCGGCATTGTCGTTTCGGCGTCGGCTTCATCACCTGGGCTTTGCACGAGCAGCCGGCCCTGCTCGATCAGGCGCTTGCACAAGGCCCCGCGGCCATCATGTTCTCCTTTGGCGACTGCGCGAAATACGTCCCACGCGTACCAGGGCCTGTTGCCGTTTCGTACGAGTCCGCGCCAAGCGCTGTTTTGCGGCAAGACGAGGCGTAG
- a CDS encoding nitronate monooxygenase family protein, which yields MICQIQNLADARHAAEIGADLIVAQGTEGGGHGATRNTFSLVPAVADAVAPVPVVAAGGVADGRGLAAALMLGACGVLMGTRFYASTEALGLEAAKQAITRSGGDQTLRTRVFDIVRGYDWGDYTGRVIDNRFTQDWHHRESALADQVTRERERYRKAVAEGDADTAVLFAGEAIDLIEQIAPAGEIIARLVAEAEAALSRNFNY from the coding sequence GTGATATGCCAGATCCAGAACCTTGCCGATGCCCGACACGCCGCCGAAATCGGCGCCGATCTGATCGTCGCACAGGGCACTGAAGGCGGCGGCCACGGCGCAACGCGCAACACCTTCAGCCTGGTACCGGCGGTGGCCGACGCCGTGGCCCCGGTGCCCGTCGTCGCGGCCGGCGGGGTCGCCGACGGCCGCGGGCTGGCCGCCGCACTCATGCTCGGCGCGTGCGGCGTGCTCATGGGCACCCGGTTCTATGCCAGCACCGAAGCCCTGGGTCTGGAGGCCGCGAAACAGGCGATCACGCGCTCCGGCGGAGACCAGACCCTGCGCACGCGCGTATTCGATATCGTGCGCGGCTATGACTGGGGCGATTATACCGGCCGCGTGATCGACAATCGCTTCACCCAGGACTGGCACCACCGTGAATCGGCTCTGGCCGATCAGGTCACACGCGAACGCGAGCGCTACCGGAAGGCCGTAGCCGAAGGCGATGCCGACACCGCCGTGCTGTTCGCCGGCGAAGCCATCGACCTGATCGAACAGATCGCGCCGGCCGGCGAGATCATCGCTCGGCTTGTGGCGGAGGCAGAAGCTGCTCTAAGCCGGAATTTCAATTATTAA
- a CDS encoding DUF488 domain-containing protein, which produces MRIRLKRIYDDVADDDGYRVLVDRIWPRGVAKKNARLDAWSKELAPSNELRRWFGHDRERWEAFCRAYRAELDECDPQAIDELRRRADTEGLTLLFAARDTECNNAVVLADYLESR; this is translated from the coding sequence ATGCGCATCAGACTGAAGCGGATATACGACGATGTGGCCGATGACGACGGCTATCGGGTTCTCGTCGATCGGATATGGCCGCGCGGCGTCGCCAAGAAAAACGCCAGGCTCGATGCGTGGTCCAAGGAACTGGCGCCGTCGAACGAGCTGCGGCGATGGTTCGGCCATGATCGCGAGCGCTGGGAGGCGTTTTGCCGGGCCTATCGGGCGGAACTGGATGAATGCGATCCACAGGCGATCGATGAGCTGCGTCGCCGCGCCGACACCGAAGGCTTGACCCTGTTATTCGCCGCCCGCGATACCGAGTGCAACAATGCGGTGGTGCTGGCGGATTATCTGGAGAGCCGTTGA
- a CDS encoding nitrate/nitrite transporter, which translates to MAIGDQLSTRAQSIAGSPSKALFGATLGFFIGFGAVSLFGPTAQNFIEVMKLSPGQVGFLVAIPMLTGSLLRIPFGAWVDNNGGKLPFLILLVMSVLGIAGLWWMLISLYPAHLTQSYYPLLLFFGALGGCGIATFSVGIGQVSYWFPKQRQGWALGTYAGLGNTSPGLVALILPLIIAFWGLWAAYMLSIAIVVIGVALYFGLSHNAGYFQLRKQGLSREDARQAATEAGQELFPQDNAFRTLVEAARQWRTWPLVLLYFTTFGGFLALTAWLATYWQTYFHTTHWTAVELTAGFSLLSSLIRVPGGSWADRLGGEKVAVASLTLLLFGALLMTFSGTFVLSIAGEICIAIGMGVNNAAVFCMLPRYVPDAVGGASGWVGGLGALGGFAVPPLLGQFVEWFGPSGYAWGFSVYIGLALASIALTGVLMAAMKRQQRRQPAATPSKASA; encoded by the coding sequence ATGGCCATAGGCGATCAACTTTCCACTCGTGCGCAGTCGATCGCCGGCAGCCCGTCGAAGGCACTGTTCGGTGCCACCCTCGGGTTCTTCATCGGGTTCGGGGCCGTCTCGTTGTTCGGGCCGACGGCCCAGAATTTCATCGAAGTCATGAAGCTCAGCCCCGGCCAGGTCGGCTTCCTCGTCGCCATTCCGATGCTCACCGGTTCGCTGCTACGCATCCCGTTCGGTGCCTGGGTCGACAACAACGGGGGCAAGCTACCTTTCCTGATTCTGCTGGTGATGTCGGTGCTCGGCATCGCCGGCCTGTGGTGGATGTTGATCAGCCTGTATCCGGCCCATCTGACTCAATCGTATTACCCATTGCTGCTGTTCTTCGGCGCGCTGGGGGGCTGTGGGATTGCCACGTTCTCGGTAGGTATCGGGCAGGTCTCCTACTGGTTTCCCAAGCAGCGGCAAGGCTGGGCGCTGGGTACCTATGCCGGGCTCGGCAATACATCACCCGGGCTGGTGGCGCTGATACTGCCGCTGATCATTGCATTCTGGGGCTTGTGGGCGGCCTACATGCTGTCGATCGCCATCGTGGTCATCGGCGTCGCGCTTTACTTCGGGCTAAGCCACAACGCCGGCTATTTCCAGCTCCGCAAGCAGGGATTGTCGCGAGAGGACGCGCGTCAAGCCGCCACCGAGGCAGGTCAGGAACTATTCCCGCAGGACAATGCCTTCCGCACGCTCGTGGAAGCGGCCCGGCAATGGCGGACGTGGCCGCTGGTATTGCTTTATTTCACGACGTTCGGCGGCTTTCTGGCGCTCACGGCCTGGCTGGCGACCTACTGGCAGACGTATTTTCATACCACCCACTGGACCGCCGTGGAGCTGACCGCGGGCTTTTCCTTGCTGTCGTCGCTTATTCGCGTTCCCGGCGGCAGCTGGGCCGACCGACTGGGCGGGGAAAAAGTCGCGGTGGCATCGCTGACGCTGCTGCTCTTCGGCGCCCTGCTGATGACATTCTCGGGCACGTTCGTGTTATCGATCGCCGGCGAAATCTGCATCGCCATCGGGATGGGCGTCAACAATGCCGCGGTGTTCTGCATGCTGCCGCGCTACGTACCCGATGCCGTCGGCGGCGCCTCCGGCTGGGTCGGTGGGCTCGGCGCCCTGGGCGGCTTCGCCGTACCGCCGCTACTCGGGCAATTCGTGGAATGGTTCGGGCCAAGCGGTTATGCCTGGGGCTTTTCCGTCTACATCGGTCTGGCGCTCGCCAGCATCGCGCTGACCGGCGTGCTGATGGCCGCCATGAAACGCCAGCAGCGCAGGCAACCGGCTGCCACACCCAGCAAGGCGTCGGCATGA
- the sat gene encoding sulfate adenylyltransferase, with product MIKPHGSETLNPLFVANETARNQLVQEARELPQLTVSSAAAANAVMLGAGYFNPLTGYMDKANAMSVARDMRTADGLFWPIPIVNIVADPEPIRGAARIALNDPNVEGTPAIAVQDVDGIEEISDAEMTEMVTHIFGTDDDAHPGVATFKGLGRYIVHGPIQVLNFSYFEHDFPDTFRTAPSIRDEFAERGWDKVVAFQTRNPMHRAHEELCKMALEATGADGVLVHMLLGKLKPGDVPARVRDAAIRKMVEHYFPENSVMIAGYGFDMMYAGPREAVLHAVFRQNAGCSYLIVGRDHAGVGDFYGAFDAQAIFDEKVPDDALEIEIFKADHTAFSKKLGRVVMMSDAPDHSKEDFVILSGTKVREMLGQGIAPPPEFSRPEVAEILMDYYQSKTA from the coding sequence ATGATCAAACCCCACGGTTCGGAAACGCTCAATCCGCTGTTCGTGGCCAACGAGACAGCGCGCAACCAGCTCGTCCAGGAAGCGCGCGAGCTGCCGCAGCTTACGGTCAGTTCAGCCGCCGCGGCCAATGCGGTGATGCTGGGCGCGGGCTATTTCAATCCGCTGACCGGCTATATGGACAAAGCCAACGCGATGTCGGTGGCGCGGGATATGCGCACCGCCGACGGCCTGTTCTGGCCGATTCCGATCGTGAATATCGTGGCCGACCCGGAACCGATCCGGGGGGCGGCGCGCATCGCGCTGAACGACCCGAACGTCGAAGGCACCCCGGCGATCGCAGTGCAGGATGTCGACGGCATCGAGGAAATCTCGGACGCCGAGATGACCGAGATGGTCACGCACATCTTCGGCACCGATGACGACGCGCATCCCGGCGTGGCCACCTTCAAGGGCCTGGGCCGCTATATCGTGCACGGCCCGATCCAGGTGCTGAATTTCTCCTACTTCGAGCACGACTTCCCGGATACCTTCCGCACCGCACCCTCGATCCGCGACGAATTCGCCGAGCGCGGCTGGGACAAGGTCGTGGCCTTCCAGACCCGCAACCCGATGCACCGCGCGCACGAAGAACTGTGCAAGATGGCGCTGGAGGCCACCGGCGCCGACGGCGTGCTGGTGCATATGCTGCTCGGCAAGCTCAAACCCGGCGATGTGCCGGCGCGCGTGCGCGATGCCGCCATCCGCAAGATGGTCGAGCATTATTTCCCGGAAAACTCGGTGATGATCGCCGGCTACGGCTTCGACATGATGTATGCCGGGCCCCGCGAAGCCGTGCTGCATGCCGTGTTCCGCCAGAACGCCGGCTGCTCTTATCTCATCGTCGGCCGCGACCATGCCGGCGTGGGCGACTTTTACGGCGCCTTCGACGCCCAGGCTATCTTCGACGAGAAAGTGCCGGACGACGCGCTGGAAATCGAGATCTTCAAGGCCGATCACACGGCGTTCTCGAAGAAACTCGGCCGCGTTGTGATGATGTCCGACGCGCCCGACCACAGCAAGGAAGACTTCGTGATCCTGTCGGGCACAAAGGTGCGCGAGATGCTCGGTCAGGGCATCGCCCCGCCGCCGGAATTCTCGCGCCCGGAGGTGGCCGAAATTCTGATGGACTACTATCAGAGCAAGACCGCCTGA
- a CDS encoding dihydroorotase, with the protein MTDTLITNATLVNEGERFIADLLISDGRIARIDGEIAAPPHARVIDGAGCYLLPGMIDDQVHFREPGLTEKADLASESRAAVAGGITSFMDMPNVQPPTIDNEALLAKLEMARGRCAANYGFYLGATNDNIEAIKSVDVTRAAGIKIFMGASTGKMLVDDEAALEAIFEHSPLTILTHCEDTPMIEANAEKARARFGEDVPMSQHPVIRSRAACMASSKKAIDLATRHDARLHILHITTAEELDLFTPGPMTGKQITAEACVHHLFFSDADYERLGTLIKCNPAIKTAADRAALLKAVANDTIDILATDHAPHVRADKDNPYFSAPAGLPLVQHALISLVDQVSAGHFSMEQLVQKMAHNVAERFDIAERGYLREGYWADVVLVDPSARTVVDDEPVLAKCGWTPFNGHTFDARVMATFVSGQAAYHDGKLSQGCIGEALSYDRR; encoded by the coding sequence CGCATCGCGCGCATCGACGGCGAGATCGCCGCGCCGCCGCATGCCCGGGTGATCGACGGCGCGGGCTGCTATCTGCTGCCCGGCATGATCGACGATCAGGTGCATTTCCGCGAGCCCGGCCTGACCGAAAAGGCCGACCTGGCCAGCGAATCGCGCGCGGCGGTTGCCGGCGGCATCACCAGTTTCATGGACATGCCGAACGTCCAGCCGCCGACGATCGACAACGAAGCCCTGCTGGCCAAGCTGGAAATGGCCCGGGGCCGCTGCGCGGCCAACTACGGTTTCTATCTCGGCGCGACCAACGACAACATCGAGGCGATCAAGTCGGTCGACGTGACCCGCGCGGCGGGCATCAAGATATTCATGGGGGCCTCCACCGGCAAGATGCTGGTCGACGACGAGGCCGCGCTGGAGGCGATATTCGAACACTCGCCGCTGACCATCCTCACGCACTGTGAGGACACGCCCATGATCGAGGCGAACGCGGAAAAAGCCCGTGCGCGCTTCGGCGAGGACGTACCGATGAGCCAGCATCCGGTCATCCGCTCCAGGGCCGCCTGCATGGCCTCGTCGAAAAAAGCCATCGACCTGGCCACGCGGCACGACGCCCGGCTGCATATCCTGCACATCACCACGGCCGAGGAACTGGACCTGTTCACGCCCGGCCCGATGACGGGGAAACAGATCACGGCCGAAGCCTGCGTGCACCACCTGTTCTTCAGCGACGCGGATTACGAACGCCTCGGCACGCTGATCAAGTGCAACCCGGCGATCAAGACCGCCGCAGACCGCGCCGCCCTGTTGAAAGCCGTTGCCAACGACACCATCGATATCTTGGCCACGGATCATGCGCCGCATGTGCGCGCCGACAAGGACAACCCCTATTTCTCGGCCCCGGCCGGGCTGCCGCTGGTTCAGCATGCGCTGATCTCGCTGGTGGATCAGGTCTCGGCCGGTCATTTCAGCATGGAGCAACTGGTCCAGAAGATGGCCCATAACGTGGCGGAGCGATTCGATATCGCCGAACGCGGTTATCTGCGCGAGGGCTACTGGGCCGACGTGGTCCTGGTCGACCCGAGCGCGCGCACCGTGGTCGACGACGAACCCGTGCTGGCCAAGTGCGGCTGGACGCCTTTCAACGGGCACACCTTCGATGCCCGGGTCATGGCGACTTTCGTATCTGGTCAAGCCGCGTATCATGACGGTAAACTTAGCCAAGGCTGTATCGGCGAGGCGTTGAGCTACGATCGGCGCTGA
- a CDS encoding acetyltransferase has product MGDEGDLVLAERVRSACVEAARLGYEDAAMSGLCGEGALEAAIGAIEKLDLRELLPAPHTAQDKEC; this is encoded by the coding sequence ATGGGTGACGAAGGCGATCTCGTGTTGGCCGAGCGCGTCCGATCGGCGTGCGTCGAGGCGGCGCGGCTGGGTTATGAAGATGCCGCGATGTCGGGCCTGTGCGGCGAGGGTGCATTGGAGGCAGCGATCGGCGCGATTGAAAAGCTCGATCTGCGCGAACTGTTGCCGGCACCGCACACCGCGCAAGACAAGGAATGCTGA
- the fur gene encoding ferric iron uptake transcriptional regulator has product METSDLRKAGLKATLPRLKILEVLQQNRQDHLSAEDVYRKLLDNEEDIGLATIYRVLSQFEDAGLVIRHHFEDGHALFELEQGPHDHLICVKCGKIEEFFDDEMQQRQRDLAQKSGFDLSKHTLVLYGECQAANCENDTSGRKKDS; this is encoded by the coding sequence ATGGAAACCAGCGATCTGCGCAAGGCGGGCCTCAAGGCTACGCTGCCGCGCCTGAAAATTCTGGAGGTTCTGCAACAGAACCGACAGGATCATCTGTCGGCCGAGGACGTCTACCGCAAGCTGCTCGACAACGAGGAAGACATCGGCCTGGCCACGATCTATCGCGTGCTGTCCCAGTTCGAGGACGCGGGGCTCGTCATCCGTCATCATTTCGAGGATGGCCATGCCCTGTTCGAGCTGGAGCAGGGCCCGCACGATCATCTGATCTGCGTGAAGTGCGGCAAGATCGAGGAATTCTTCGACGACGAAATGCAGCAGCGCCAGCGCGATCTCGCGCAGAAATCCGGCTTCGACCTGTCCAAGCACACGCTCGTGCTCTACGGCGAATGCCAGGCCGCCAACTGCGAGAACGACACCAGCGGGCGCAAGAAGGACTCGTAA